A region of the Mycoplasma capricolum subsp. capricolum ATCC 27343 genome:
ACCAACATTTGGTTTTCCAACAATTGCTACAATTTTCTTTTTCATTATTTTTGACTTTCTAATTGATGAACTTTATTAACTACAATATCTACAACTTGGTCTATAGTTAAATAAGAATTATCTATATATCAAGCATCACTTACTAAAACTAAAGGTCCTATTTTTCTTGTTTTATCAACTTGATCTCTTTTAATTAAATCTTGATAAATTTGTTTAAATGATTTATCTAAGATTTTGTTTTCAACATTTTGTTCAAATCTTCTTTTTGCTCTAATTTCAATATCACAATCTAAATAAATTTTTAAATCTGCATTAGGTAAAACTACACTTGTAATATCTCTACCAACTAGTATATAACCTTTATTTTTAACCATTTGTTGTTGAGCTTTTACCATGTAATTTCTAATTTGTGGAATTATTGTAATTTTATTAATTGCATTTAAAATCTCACTACTTGTTAGTTTATTAGTAACATTTGTATTATTTACAAATACTTGATCATTACTAATTTTATAATCAAAACTATCTAATAATTTGATAATTTGATTTTGATTATTAATATCAATATTTTTAGATAAACAATATCAAGTAAAAGCTCGATACATTAACCCAGTATCAACAAACTGATAATTTAAAATTCTAGCAACTTTTTTAAAAATTACAGATTTTCCACTACTACTAGTACCATCAACAGCTATAATTAGTTTTTCCATACTATCTCCTATAACACAATAAATAATAATAAAGAAAAAATCATTACACTAATAAAAATAGAAATTCAAATTAAAAATCAATTTTTTTTAATTTGATACATTTGTTTTTTTCTTTCTAATTCTGTAATTTTTTTTAAATTTTCTTTTTTAGTTTTTTTAATTAAATCAGTAATTTGTACTTGTTTTATTTCATTTATCTTTTTAATAGAATTTAAATCTTTTTGATCAATATCAAGTTTAGTTAAATTAGTAAAATCATTATTTATAAGATCAAGTTTTTCAAATTTTTCACAAGTTGCTTTTTTATACAAATTAATATCTTTAGTCATTTTTAATAAATTACTAAAATGAAATTTTTGTTCATCTAAAACTATAAAATCTGAATATCTTTTTAAATCAACTAATTCATTAGTACTTATTTTTTTTAACAAACTAATTTGCTTATGAATATTGTCTAAAAGTTCTTGATTAATAGTTTGATTAAGTTTAGTTTTTGCTAAATAAAAACCACCTTTGTCAAATTCATCATAAATATTATTAAAAACTTTATTAAAATATTTGCTATCTAATTTATTTAAAACATTTAAACTATTATTAATAAATTTACTATAATCACCTAAGTTTTTAGCTTTTTTAATTTGCTGATTAACTAAGTCAATTTCTTTATTAAATAACTGATTTCTAGAAGTATAATCTTTACTCATAAAACACCTATTACTAACTTATATTTTATAATAAACCTATTTAAACATAAAAAAATGCCTAGGCATTTTTATTTGTATCTATGATTAATTGGTCTCATTTTTCATTCAACTAAAACAAATAATAATAAAGCAATACCATATCTTAATAAGTTTCATCCAAAAATAGCTATTGTAATAAAAGTATTAATATTTGTAAAACTTAGCATATGTTCATCATGAACATGGTTATGATCATGACCAGCATGATAAAAACTAATTTGATTTGATAACAAATGATTAGAATTTATATTTGAATCTATATATAAAGCTAAAATAAATCCTAAAGTTGAAACAAAAGAAACTAAAACAATCATAATTGGTAGTGGGGTTCATCTTTTAAATCTAGCAACTTTTTTATTAGTATCATGATGAATTGGTGAGTTACTAAAAATCACATTAAACACAAGAAAAACAATTCAAACAATAAAAATATTAGTTATAGCTTCAATTGGTGGTTGTATTCAACCATGTTCCATACCATGAATAAAGTTATGCAAAATTGGAGCTAAAAACCCTAATAAACTAGCAAAGATAGGACCTAAAGTAGCTATTGAAATACAAACAACTAAAATATCTAAAAATCTAGATTGAATTCATACTTGATCACTTACAGGAATTTTGATTGATTCTAATAATATATCAATTGCACTAACTGAAGCAGTTAAAGCTAAAAAAATTCCAGTTAACACAATTTTAAATAACAATTTTTTTCTACTAAATAAAAAAACTGTTCTTAATTCAAAATTATAATTTTGAATATCGTCATGATTTCCAAATTTATCAAAATGATGTTTTCCATGATAATGATCTACTTTTTTATGAGCTTTATTATCAAGTTCTTTATGCATATCTAAATCACTATCAACATTACATACCACATCATTTAATTGTTCTTTTAATGATTTGTTTTTCTTCATATAAGCCTTTCTTTTTTTATAATATTAATTATATCAATAATATCTTATTTATAAAATTTATAAATAAATAAAGTTACTATTATTTAAAAAGTATTTATTATAAAATAAATAATAAGTAATTAAAAAAGCGAGGTTTTAATATGAAAAATAATGTAATTAGTATGGTAGTTGAAATCCCAAAAGGTTCATCTAACAAATATGAAGTTGATGAAAAAACAAAAAGAATCAAACTAGATCGTGTTTTATATGGAGCTAATTTTTATCCAGGAGAATATGGAATGATTGAAAACACACTAGATTGAGACGGAGATCCATTAGATGTAATTTCACTATGTACATATCCAACACTACCAGGAGTTGAAGTTGATATTAGAATTTTAGGTTCAATTAAAATGGTTGATGCTGGAGAAGTTGATACTAAATTATTTGGTGTATTTAATGATGATCCAAGATTTAAAGAATATCAAACATTAAATGATGTACCAAAACACTACAGAGATGAAATTGAAAACTTTTTCTTACAATATAAAGCTTTACAAAACAAAGTAGTTAGAATCAATGGTTGAGGAACTTTAGATGAAGCTTTAGAAGAACTTGAAGAATGTAAAGCAAGATTTGAAGAATATAAAGACCGTTTAGCTAAAGGACAAAAAGATCAAATATTAGCTGAGTGAAAAGAAAAAGGATTGGGTCAAGCTTAAAACAATAATATTTTAATGTAGATTACTTTTATAATTAAGTAATCTTTTTTTATTAAAAATTATAAAAAAATACTCCTTTAAAGGAGTATTTGTAAATTATATTAAAATTATCTTTTAACTTGATCATCAATGTTATCAATTTGTTTATTAATGAAAACATTCATGTTATCTAATTCACTAATTCTCTTATTCAAACTAATGATTTGATTATTTTTTTCAATTAGAGAATCTTTAATTTGATTTAGTTTTTCTTCAAGTGATTGATTATTTCAATCTACAAACTTAAGATCATTTTTTGCTAATAAATTAACAAATTCTTCATTATTAATTTTTGAAAGCTCATATTCATAATAATTAATTTTTAAGCTTTTTTCTAAATTATCTTTTAAATGTACTTCAACGCCATTATAAATAGCATTTAAAATTTCACTAATTTTTTCAATAACAAATTTTGTTTTT
Encoded here:
- the cmk gene encoding (d)CMP kinase, with product MEKLIIAVDGTSSSGKSVIFKKVARILNYQFVDTGLMYRAFTWYCLSKNIDINNQNQIIKLLDSFDYKISNDQVFVNNTNVTNKLTSSEILNAINKITIIPQIRNYMVKAQQQMVKNKGYILVGRDITSVVLPNADLKIYLDCDIEIRAKRRFEQNVENKILDKSFKQIYQDLIKRDQVDKTRKIGPLVLVSDAWYIDNSYLTIDQVVDIVVNKVHQLESQK
- a CDS encoding ECF transporter S component, encoding MKKNKSLKEQLNDVVCNVDSDLDMHKELDNKAHKKVDHYHGKHHFDKFGNHDDIQNYNFELRTVFLFSRKKLLFKIVLTGIFLALTASVSAIDILLESIKIPVSDQVWIQSRFLDILVVCISIATLGPIFASLLGFLAPILHNFIHGMEHGWIQPPIEAITNIFIVWIVFLVFNVIFSNSPIHHDTNKKVARFKRWTPLPIMIVLVSFVSTLGFILALYIDSNINSNHLLSNQISFYHAGHDHNHVHDEHMLSFTNINTFITIAIFGWNLLRYGIALLLFVLVEWKMRPINHRYK
- a CDS encoding inorganic diphosphatase, producing the protein MKNNVISMVVEIPKGSSNKYEVDEKTKRIKLDRVLYGANFYPGEYGMIENTLDWDGDPLDVISLCTYPTLPGVEVDIRILGSIKMVDAGEVDTKLFGVFNDDPRFKEYQTLNDVPKHYRDEIENFFLQYKALQNKVVRINGWGTLDEALEELEECKARFEEYKDRLAKGQKDQILAEWKEKGLGQA